From a region of the Pirellulales bacterium genome:
- a CDS encoding glucosamine-6-phosphate deaminase, translating into MQTHVYPTPTEANNAASQQLSAWLTDAATRTVMLAAGNTPLELYRLIAQRQLSLSHLTLFALDEYVGVPLDEPRNCANLLRRTAVQPWGVPESQYHYVSSDPAEAASSVKAHEERIAAAGGLDVLILGLGQNAHLGFNEPGSAEDGPGRLLDLDAISIEANRQWYGGDYAPAQGATVGMKAILAARKILIMAYGPHKRAAVRGMLQGPRGPACPASLLRGHPAVHVYLDEAAVNQTSVNHTAEGEA; encoded by the coding sequence ATGCAGACACACGTATACCCCACGCCCACGGAGGCCAACAACGCGGCGTCACAACAGCTTTCTGCTTGGCTAACCGATGCCGCCACCCGCACGGTCATGCTGGCCGCCGGGAACACGCCGCTAGAGCTGTATCGACTTATCGCCCAGCGGCAATTATCGTTAAGCCACCTGACACTTTTTGCCCTGGACGAATATGTGGGCGTACCGCTGGACGAGCCGCGCAACTGCGCGAATCTGCTGCGCCGGACCGCCGTCCAGCCGTGGGGCGTGCCAGAAAGCCAGTATCATTATGTTAGCTCTGATCCCGCCGAGGCCGCCTCCAGCGTGAAAGCGCACGAGGAACGGATAGCGGCGGCGGGAGGGTTGGACGTGCTGATCCTGGGCCTGGGTCAAAATGCGCATCTAGGCTTTAATGAGCCGGGGAGCGCCGAGGATGGCCCAGGCAGGCTGTTGGACCTGGATGCTATTTCGATTGAGGCGAATCGGCAGTGGTATGGGGGAGATTACGCGCCGGCGCAGGGAGCGACGGTAGGGATGAAAGCGATACTCGCAGCGCGCAAGATTTTAATTATGGCGTATGGCCCACACAAGCGCGCAGCGGTGCGGGGGATGCTGCAGGGACCGCGCGGACCAGCGTGTCCGGCGTCGCTCTTGCGGGGGCATCCAGCGGTGCATGTTTATCTGGATGAAGCGGCGGTGAATCAGACCTCGGTGAATCATACCGCGGAGGGGGAAGCATGA
- a CDS encoding ROK family protein, giving the protein MNPGDDLLRKFILAQGNQTWTETPPSAGGISSSHQPGTIPPCGPADHQGEAAQLQLLIGIDVGGTKIAAGLLEYPTGRILGRKLTPTLYQRGGRAILDDCLRLARELAGEGEATGMPVAGIGLGVCELVDKGGNLASANCIPWLELPVREELAAIGPVVIEADVRAAAKAEALWGAGRGYDNFLYVTVGTGISCCLMIDGRPYLGARGITGSMGSSALRIPCQQCGAMQTRTLEEIAAGPALAARFAAHGGIAASGQEVFAAAAAGDAEAKRILRTASEALESQIGLVVNVVDPAAVIVGGGLGMSEGPYWEGFVAATRRNLWAAAHANLPILRAATGTDAGWLGAAACAARQ; this is encoded by the coding sequence ATGAACCCTGGCGACGATTTATTGCGAAAATTCATCTTGGCACAAGGGAACCAGACGTGGACGGAGACGCCGCCTAGCGCCGGGGGAATTTCCAGTAGTCATCAGCCCGGTACAATACCACCTTGCGGGCCGGCGGATCATCAGGGAGAAGCGGCCCAGTTACAGTTGCTGATCGGGATTGATGTGGGAGGGACCAAGATCGCGGCCGGACTGCTGGAGTATCCCACGGGGCGGATTTTGGGGCGCAAACTCACGCCGACGTTGTATCAACGCGGCGGGCGGGCGATTCTGGATGATTGCCTGCGCCTGGCGCGGGAACTTGCGGGCGAGGGAGAGGCCACCGGGATGCCGGTGGCGGGGATCGGCCTGGGCGTGTGCGAGCTGGTCGATAAGGGGGGAAATTTGGCCAGCGCGAATTGTATACCCTGGCTGGAACTGCCGGTGCGCGAGGAACTGGCGGCGATTGGCCCCGTGGTGATCGAGGCGGACGTCCGCGCGGCAGCCAAAGCCGAAGCGCTCTGGGGAGCGGGACGCGGGTATGACAATTTTTTATACGTGACGGTTGGGACGGGGATTAGTTGCTGTTTAATGATTGACGGCCGACCCTACCTGGGGGCGCGGGGGATCACGGGTTCGATGGGCAGCAGCGCGCTGCGGATTCCTTGCCAGCAATGTGGAGCCATGCAGACGCGCACGCTCGAGGAAATAGCCGCCGGACCCGCGCTGGCGGCGCGGTTTGCCGCTCATGGGGGGATCGCGGCGTCCGGGCAAGAGGTTTTTGCCGCGGCGGCGGCGGGAGACGCCGAGGCGAAACGAATCTTGCGGACCGCCAGTGAAGCGCTGGAATCACAGATTGGGCTGGTGGTAAATGTGGTTGATCCGGCGGCGGTGATCGTCGGCGGGGGGCTGGGGATGAGCGAGGGTCCCTACTGGGAGGGCTTTGTCGCGGCGACGCGGCGGAATTTGTGGGCGGCCGCGCATGCGAATTTACCGATCTTGCGGGCGGCGACGGGAACGGACGCGGGCTGGCTGGGGGCCGCGGCGTGCGCGGCGCGGCAGTGA
- the tsaD gene encoding tRNA (adenosine(37)-N6)-threonylcarbamoyltransferase complex transferase subunit TsaD, which produces MPPPLILCLESTCDETAAAVIDGDLRVLSSVVASQEQLHARYGGVVPEIASRAHVERILPVIDEAVTRAGVALADLDAIAVANRPGLAGSLLVGLMAAKALCLALDKPLIAVNHLAGHIYAGRVAAGRDIFPCLGLVVSGGHTSLYRCDTALEQRFLGGTIDDAAGESFDKVASLLGLPYPGGPQLERVARGGNPRQYAFPRSFIREPERRQFSFSGLKTAVRYALAPQGTELPPPPFPARLTADIAASFQQAVIDCLVIKAIQTARQERLSTICLAGGVAANQELQRQLRAACNDEKLELIVPPRELCTDNAVLGAIAIERYRGGLFEKLDLEIFPGLER; this is translated from the coding sequence TTGCCCCCACCCCTGATTCTTTGCCTGGAATCCACCTGCGATGAAACCGCCGCCGCGGTTATTGATGGCGATTTGCGCGTGCTCAGTTCCGTTGTGGCCTCGCAAGAGCAACTGCACGCGCGGTATGGCGGCGTCGTGCCGGAAATCGCCTCGCGGGCGCATGTGGAGCGGATCTTGCCCGTGATTGACGAGGCCGTCACCCGCGCAGGGGTCGCCCTTGCCGACTTGGATGCCATTGCCGTGGCCAATCGGCCGGGTTTGGCGGGTTCTCTCTTGGTTGGGTTGATGGCGGCCAAGGCCCTCTGCCTCGCGCTGGACAAGCCTTTGATCGCCGTCAATCATTTAGCGGGGCATATCTATGCCGGGCGAGTCGCCGCCGGTCGGGACATTTTTCCCTGCCTGGGCTTGGTGGTCAGTGGCGGCCATACCAGCCTGTACCGGTGTGATACGGCCCTCGAACAGCGATTTCTGGGTGGAACCATTGATGACGCGGCGGGGGAGTCATTTGATAAGGTCGCCAGCCTCTTGGGCCTGCCCTATCCTGGGGGGCCGCAACTCGAACGAGTCGCGCGCGGGGGGAATCCGCGGCAATACGCTTTTCCCCGGTCGTTCATCAGAGAACCAGAGCGGCGGCAGTTTAGTTTTAGCGGGTTGAAAACAGCGGTGCGGTACGCGCTAGCGCCGCAAGGGACGGAACTACCCCCACCGCCGTTTCCCGCGCGGCTTACCGCGGACATCGCGGCCAGCTTTCAACAGGCGGTCATTGATTGTTTGGTCATTAAAGCTATTCAAACCGCGCGGCAAGAGCGCCTGTCAACGATCTGCTTGGCGGGGGGAGTGGCTGCCAATCAGGAACTGCAGCGGCAACTGCGCGCCGCTTGCAATGATGAAAAACTGGAGCTCATCGTCCCCCCGCGCGAACTCTGCACCGATAACGCCGTCTTGGGGGCGATCGCCATAGAACGCTATCGTGGGGGTTTATTTGAAAAGCTCGATTTAGAAATTTTTCCCGGGCTAGAACGCTAG
- a CDS encoding DUF362 domain-containing protein gives MSENVALELPRIFRVRQTFDRPRVADIPATIAAEFDQLSLSATVRPGQTVAITAGSRGIANIATIVRGIVDYVKRLGAIPFIVPAMGSHGGGNAAGQLGILADYGITPESMGCEFRASMDTVIVSQAAEGFDVHFDQYAYNADHTIVCGRVKPHTEMTGDIQSGLMKMLLIGLGKHNGAKIYHRAIHDYDFARIVRSVSGEVLQKCRIAAGLAIIENGYDETAFIRAVHPQDFEQSEITHLKLATAHLPRLPFKTADVLIVDEIGKNISGTGMDTNIIGRKYNDHAAVEHEWPKVRRIIVRSLTPESHGNASGIGIAEFCKSRAIRQMDKKITWINALTSGHTSCVMDPLHFETDRELLEICLPTIGLTEPPNARLLWIKNTLHLDEVECSAAYWDEAQTRNDLEILTEPRELPLDDSGNLPDFTFTGPGH, from the coding sequence ATGAGCGAGAATGTCGCCCTGGAACTGCCGCGAATTTTTCGGGTGCGGCAAACGTTTGACCGACCCCGCGTGGCCGATATCCCGGCCACCATCGCCGCCGAATTTGACCAACTGTCCCTCTCGGCCACGGTGCGGCCGGGGCAAACCGTCGCCATTACCGCTGGCAGCCGGGGGATCGCCAATATCGCCACCATCGTGCGCGGTATCGTGGACTATGTCAAACGGTTGGGGGCTATCCCGTTTATTGTGCCCGCCATGGGGAGCCACGGCGGCGGTAACGCGGCGGGACAATTGGGCATCTTGGCCGATTATGGCATCACCCCCGAGAGCATGGGGTGTGAATTTCGCGCTAGCATGGATACCGTAATCGTCAGCCAGGCCGCGGAGGGATTCGACGTACATTTTGACCAGTATGCCTACAACGCGGATCACACGATTGTCTGCGGCCGCGTCAAGCCCCATACCGAGATGACCGGCGATATCCAAAGCGGTCTGATGAAGATGTTGCTCATCGGCCTGGGGAAGCATAACGGGGCAAAAATCTATCACCGGGCGATTCATGATTATGATTTTGCCCGGATTGTGCGGAGCGTCTCGGGAGAGGTCCTGCAAAAATGCCGCATCGCCGCCGGACTGGCCATTATCGAAAACGGCTATGACGAAACCGCCTTTATCCGTGCGGTCCACCCGCAAGATTTTGAGCAAAGCGAAATTACCCACCTCAAGCTAGCCACCGCGCATCTGCCGCGACTGCCATTTAAGACGGCGGATGTCTTGATTGTCGATGAGATTGGCAAAAACATCAGTGGCACCGGCATGGACACCAATATCATCGGTCGCAAGTACAACGACCACGCTGCGGTCGAACATGAATGGCCCAAAGTGCGGAGGATTATCGTGCGGTCGCTGACGCCGGAATCACACGGCAATGCCAGCGGCATCGGCATTGCCGAATTTTGCAAAAGCCGCGCGATTCGTCAAATGGACAAAAAAATCACCTGGATCAACGCCCTGACCAGCGGCCACACCAGTTGCGTCATGGATCCGCTCCATTTTGAAACTGACCGCGAATTGCTGGAGATTTGCCTGCCGACGATCGGCCTGACCGAACCGCCTAACGCGCGGCTGTTATGGATCAAGAACACGCTCCACTTAGACGAGGTGGAATGTTCGGCCGCCTATTGGGACGAGGCCCAAACCCGTAATGATCTGGAGATTTTGACCGAGCCGCGCGAGTTGCCGCTGGATGACTCAGGCAATCTACCGGACTTTACCTTTACCGGGCCGGGCCATTAA